One window of Saprospiraceae bacterium genomic DNA carries:
- the guaA gene encoding glutamine-hydrolyzing GMP synthase has translation MDKVIILDFGSQVTQLIARRVRELEIYCEIIPFHKPVPDDEHIAAVILSGSPSSVRDSNHPTVDFTDLFNKYPVLGICYGAQLMASTLGGSVQVSDKREYGRAQLKQLISDPIWDDVKPESQVWMSHSDTITSIPGNFQIIGSTDSIPVAALKATKSKFPIYAFQFHPEVMHTLFGKVMLGNFLKKICGIQSNWTTKSYIDETIQQIRESVQDEHVLLGLSGGVDSSVAALIMKKAIGNRLHCFFIDNGLLRFNEFDQVLHTYKDLGLDVKGIDARKLFYDALKGEADPERKRKIIGKVFIDVFQQAASNFPEVKWLCQGTIYPDIIESVSVYGPSVTIKSHHNVGGLPDTLHLKIIEPLKLLFKDEVREVGKALELPSDILNRHPFPGPGLGIRIIGDVTEDKVLLLQQADHIYVNNLKDHGYYDKIWQAGAVLLPIHTVGVMGDERTYERVIALRAVNSTDGMTAEFSEIPHSLLAKISSEIINQVKGINRVVYDISSKPPATIEWE, from the coding sequence ATGGATAAAGTTATTATTTTAGATTTTGGGTCACAGGTTACACAACTAATTGCCCGACGTGTGCGTGAACTTGAAATTTACTGTGAAATCATTCCGTTCCATAAACCTGTACCCGATGACGAACACATTGCTGCAGTCATCTTATCAGGAAGTCCAAGCTCAGTAAGAGACTCGAACCATCCGACAGTTGATTTTACAGATTTGTTTAATAAATATCCTGTTTTAGGCATTTGTTATGGTGCTCAATTAATGGCTTCGACTCTTGGAGGTTCCGTTCAGGTTTCTGACAAAAGAGAATATGGACGTGCCCAATTGAAGCAATTAATTTCAGATCCAATTTGGGATGATGTAAAGCCTGAATCTCAGGTTTGGATGTCACATAGTGATACAATTACCAGCATTCCAGGTAATTTTCAAATTATTGGTTCGACGGATAGCATTCCTGTTGCAGCGCTAAAAGCAACCAAGTCAAAATTTCCGATATACGCGTTTCAGTTTCATCCGGAGGTAATGCATACTTTATTTGGTAAAGTCATGCTTGGTAATTTTCTTAAAAAAATATGCGGTATCCAATCCAACTGGACAACAAAATCTTATATAGACGAAACAATTCAACAGATTCGCGAATCTGTTCAAGATGAGCATGTCCTTTTAGGACTTTCCGGAGGGGTCGATTCTTCTGTAGCAGCCTTGATAATGAAAAAAGCGATTGGCAATCGATTGCATTGTTTTTTTATAGACAATGGCTTGTTGCGTTTCAATGAATTTGATCAGGTTTTGCATACTTATAAGGATCTGGGTCTCGATGTTAAAGGGATAGATGCCCGTAAATTATTTTATGATGCTTTGAAAGGAGAAGCTGACCCAGAGAGAAAGCGAAAGATTATCGGAAAAGTATTTATTGATGTATTTCAGCAAGCGGCTTCAAATTTTCCAGAAGTCAAATGGTTATGTCAGGGAACAATTTATCCCGATATTATAGAATCTGTTTCGGTATATGGTCCTTCAGTTACAATAAAATCGCACCATAACGTTGGTGGTTTGCCCGATACCTTGCACTTAAAAATTATTGAACCTTTAAAACTACTTTTTAAAGATGAAGTCAGGGAAGTCGGTAAAGCCTTGGAATTGCCTTCAGATATTTTGAATCGTCACCCTTTTCCTGGACCTGGATTGGGAATACGTATAATAGGTGATGTTACAGAAGATAAAGTCTTATTGCTCCAACAAGCGGATCATATTTATGTCAATAATCTTAAAGATCACGGGTATTATGACAAAATATGGCAGGCAGGTGCCGTACTGCTTCCAATCCATACCGTAGGGGTCATGGGTGATGAACGAACTTATGAACGAGTCATTGCATTGAGAGCTGTAAATTCAACAGATGGGATGACAGCAGAGTTTTCTGAGATTCCACATTCCCTACTTGCTAAAATATCCAGTGAAATTATTAATCAAGTCAAAGGTATAAACCGGGTTGTTTATGATATTAGTTCGAAGCCTCCTGCAACGATTGAATGGGAATAA
- the nusB gene encoding transcription antitermination factor NusB produces the protein MLSRRNVRVKVMQQLYSLAQDRDLNFRDAVNAYYSTIQDSFRLYLLNLYCIIKVCSFAAEDSKNRITKHIKTDEDKLFTDKIFSNPLITSLVNNKVLQAKFKEEKCGEGLDEDLFRKIYKEFCKEEAYQKYLSSESTNEDHVEILLELYRFCRKNEVFNEIMDDRFCGWTDDKSLVIGALKETLKILPKSGPIYEEHIPDDDTVEVFGKFLLENTHKQDQELEALINPVLENWDSERVALIDMILIKMGVVEMTNFKTIPAKVTLNEYVELSKTYSTDKSKEFVNGVLDKLLKQLDSEGKIVKEGRALNL, from the coding sequence ATGCTGAGTAGGAGGAATGTTCGCGTCAAAGTGATGCAACAACTGTATAGTCTGGCCCAGGATCGAGATCTCAACTTCAGGGATGCTGTAAATGCATATTATTCTACAATACAGGATTCCTTTCGTCTGTATTTATTGAACTTATATTGCATTATTAAAGTTTGCTCCTTTGCCGCGGAAGACTCAAAAAACCGCATTACCAAACACATTAAAACGGATGAGGATAAACTTTTTACAGATAAAATATTTTCTAATCCATTGATAACTAGCCTTGTAAACAATAAAGTGTTGCAGGCGAAATTTAAGGAAGAAAAATGTGGAGAAGGTTTGGATGAGGATCTGTTTAGAAAAATCTACAAGGAATTTTGCAAAGAAGAGGCGTATCAAAAATACCTAAGCAGTGAATCTACTAATGAAGATCATGTTGAGATTTTACTTGAGCTTTACCGGTTTTGTAGAAAAAATGAGGTCTTTAATGAAATCATGGATGACCGGTTTTGTGGTTGGACAGATGATAAGTCATTGGTTATTGGGGCCCTTAAAGAGACTTTGAAAATATTACCTAAATCGGGTCCTATTTATGAAGAACATATCCCGGACGATGACACAGTAGAAGTTTTTGGAAAATTCTTATTGGAAAATACGCACAAACAAGATCAGGAACTTGAGGCATTGATAAATCCAGTTTTAGAGAACTGGGATTCTGAGCGTGTTGCTTTGATTGACATGATTCTTATAAAAATGGGCGTCGTGGAGATGACCAACTTTAAAACAATCCCTGCAAAAGTTACACTTAATGAATATGTGGAACTTTCAAAAACGTATAGTACAGACAAGTCGAAGGAGTTTGTAAATGGGGTGTTGGACAAATTGTTGAAACAATTGGATTCCGAAGGAAAGATTGTCAAGGAGGGCAGAGCTTTGAATTTATAG
- a CDS encoding DoxX family protein: MLGQRTSLRFYSIKSNTRMTLFSLFIYVGIAALLLTLLVARAYKKSISIPDSFLQNFAGCLFVFSGFVKAVDPLGTAYKMEQYFTAFEDTCKGSFLKFLAPVFPWFSQHAISFSVFMIVLEIVLGIMLIIGYQKRLGSWLFFLIMVFFTVLTGFTYLTGYVPTDANFFEFSKWTEYNKNQMRVTDCGCFGDFIKLEPKISFIKDLILMIPALWFIFRWKHCHEIFSPIIRTGITFVSTLALCLFCFSNFVWNEPIIDFRPFKNGVNIKTTLAAEQKAMADVEILAYKVRSKIDKHELEVPAKDFLDSFKNNPNFKASWETLDQIKSEPKIPRTKISDFEILYLDGNPATESFLDETKYNLVIISPKVKYTSVSIKEERLDSVFRMDTILIKTKKKDSIRIERVFAGTEAKTIKRNKYEWNEDYLKILKSSILPLLDSVKDLAMSSAIFGALTEEGIADLKQAAGIDFPCYEADDLLLKTIMRSNPGLLLMQNGQIIQKWHYKQLPEPTELRNKYLNGHGTKIY, from the coding sequence ATGCTTGGTCAAAGGACTTCTTTGAGGTTTTATTCAATTAAAAGCAATACCAGAATGACACTTTTCAGTTTATTTATTTATGTAGGAATTGCAGCTTTGCTGTTGACTTTATTAGTTGCAAGGGCTTATAAAAAGTCCATAAGCATTCCAGACAGCTTTTTACAAAATTTTGCCGGTTGCCTTTTTGTGTTTTCTGGCTTTGTGAAGGCTGTGGATCCATTGGGAACCGCTTATAAAATGGAGCAATATTTTACCGCTTTTGAAGATACCTGTAAAGGATCTTTCCTAAAATTTTTAGCTCCGGTTTTTCCATGGTTTTCACAGCATGCGATCAGTTTTTCTGTATTTATGATTGTTCTTGAAATCGTTTTAGGCATTATGTTAATCATAGGGTACCAGAAACGACTTGGTTCCTGGCTATTCTTTTTAATTATGGTGTTTTTCACTGTTTTAACAGGATTTACTTATTTGACAGGCTATGTTCCAACAGATGCTAACTTTTTTGAATTTTCAAAATGGACTGAATATAATAAAAACCAAATGCGCGTAACAGATTGTGGCTGTTTTGGTGATTTTATTAAACTGGAACCTAAAATATCATTTATAAAAGACCTTATTTTAATGATTCCTGCACTTTGGTTTATTTTTAGATGGAAACATTGTCATGAGATCTTCAGTCCGATAATCAGAACTGGGATTACTTTTGTGAGCACCCTTGCATTGTGTTTGTTTTGCTTTAGTAATTTTGTTTGGAACGAACCTATAATAGATTTCAGACCCTTTAAAAATGGCGTAAATATCAAGACAACGCTTGCGGCTGAGCAGAAAGCAATGGCAGATGTCGAAATACTCGCTTATAAAGTCAGAAGTAAAATTGATAAACATGAATTGGAAGTTCCGGCAAAGGACTTTTTAGATTCATTTAAAAATAATCCAAATTTTAAAGCAAGTTGGGAAACATTAGATCAAATTAAGTCTGAGCCAAAAATTCCAAGGACTAAAATTTCTGATTTTGAAATTTTGTATTTAGATGGAAATCCCGCAACGGAATCATTCCTTGATGAAACAAAATATAATTTGGTTATTATAAGCCCAAAAGTTAAATATACCAGTGTTTCTATCAAAGAAGAACGGTTGGATTCAGTATTCAGAATGGATACCATTTTAATTAAAACGAAGAAAAAAGATTCTATAAGAATAGAACGTGTTTTTGCCGGAACAGAAGCAAAGACGATTAAACGCAATAAGTATGAGTGGAATGAAGACTATTTAAAAATTCTTAAATCCTCCATATTGCCATTGCTGGATAGCGTAAAAGATCTTGCGATGTCATCAGCTATATTCGGAGCATTGACTGAAGAAGGAATTGCCGATTTGAAACAGGCTGCTGGGATAGATTTTCCATGTTATGAAGCAGATGATCTCTTGTTAAAAACCATCATGAGGTCCAATCCAGGTTTATTACTGATGCAAAATGGTCAGATTATCCAAAAATGGCATTATAAGCAACTACCAGAGCCTACAGAATTGAGGAATAAATATTTAAATGGACACGGTACTAAGATTTATTAA
- a CDS encoding YigZ family protein — MKISSYLTIKTPNSYELTSKGSKFIAYSFQVRDKQQIEMKIEEIKNLHPKARHWCYAWKIGVYEFHSKSFDDGEPAGSAGKPILNQIESFQLTQCLVVVVRYFGGTLLGVPGLIKAYKESSWNCLNQSEKTEFLIRNKFSYSGPFEKIQSVLSILKDLEVSVCSFEFGDPSFIEFELPTKDETIWFSKINSRLEKKRINPDRTNYQIKDCILIKNELIL; from the coding sequence CTGAAAATCAGCTCCTATTTAACAATTAAAACACCTAATTCCTATGAACTAACTTCAAAAGGAAGTAAATTTATTGCCTATTCATTTCAGGTACGTGACAAACAACAAATCGAAATGAAAATTGAAGAAATCAAGAATTTACATCCAAAAGCCCGACATTGGTGTTATGCATGGAAAATTGGGGTTTATGAATTTCATTCTAAGTCATTTGATGATGGAGAACCAGCAGGATCAGCAGGCAAACCAATCTTGAATCAGATAGAATCATTTCAACTTACTCAATGCCTGGTAGTAGTTGTGCGTTATTTTGGGGGCACTTTATTGGGAGTCCCCGGACTTATTAAAGCATATAAAGAGTCTAGTTGGAATTGTTTAAATCAATCTGAAAAAACAGAATTCCTCATACGGAATAAATTTAGTTATTCAGGTCCTTTTGAAAAAATACAATCCGTCCTAAGCATATTAAAAGACCTTGAAGTAAGCGTTTGTTCATTTGAATTTGGAGACCCTTCCTTTATAGAATTTGAATTGCCAACAAAAGATGAAACTATATGGTTTTCAAAAATTAACTCGCGACTTGAAAAAAAACGAATCAACCCAGATAGAACTAATTATCAAATCAAAGATTGCATATTAATTAAAAATGAACTCATTCTATGA
- a CDS encoding dephospho-CoA kinase → MKVIGLTGGIGSGKTTVAKIFETLDVPIYNSDLRARWIMENNLEIIQQIKNHFGSLSYDSKHSLNRSFIAKKVFKNPAETQWINNLIHPAVGLDFMSWSANQQAPFIIKESALLIEVLNQQAVDKIILVVSNEQLRIDRLKRRDQWTLEEIQKRMKAQLNDEQRSPYADYTIYNLGTQSIIRQTLNIYLNLKELFG, encoded by the coding sequence ATGAAGGTAATCGGATTAACCGGAGGCATAGGAAGTGGCAAAACAACTGTTGCCAAAATTTTCGAAACGCTTGATGTCCCTATTTACAATTCAGACCTTCGAGCCCGTTGGATCATGGAAAACAATCTTGAAATTATTCAACAAATTAAAAATCATTTTGGTTCCTTATCATATGATTCTAAACACAGCTTAAATCGATCCTTTATAGCTAAAAAGGTTTTCAAGAACCCCGCAGAAACCCAATGGATAAACAATCTTATTCACCCTGCTGTTGGTTTGGATTTTATGAGTTGGTCAGCAAATCAACAAGCCCCTTTTATAATAAAAGAATCTGCTTTATTAATTGAAGTTTTAAATCAACAAGCAGTAGATAAAATAATTTTAGTTGTTTCAAATGAACAGCTTCGAATTGATCGCTTAAAAAGAAGAGATCAATGGACTCTTGAAGAAATTCAAAAACGCATGAAAGCTCAATTAAATGATGAACAGCGAAGTCCCTATGCAGATTATACAATCTACAATCTTGGTACCCAAAGCATCATTCGCCAGACATTGAATATTTATTTGAATTTAAAGGAATTATTCGGTTAA
- the rocD gene encoding ornithine--oxo-acid transaminase: MVSPEKFIALEDQYGAHNYHPLPVVLDRGEGVYVWDVDGKQYFDFLSAYSAVNQGHCHPAIINALIIQAQKLTLTSRAFYNDRLGLYEKYMCKLFGYDKVLPMNTGVEAVETAVKLCRKWAYSKKGIPENMATILVFEGNFHGRTMTAVSASTDPSSYTNFGPFLPGIIKLPYNDIDALKNCISTIPNIAGLLIEPIQGEAGVIVPDDSYLQQVFELCRAHSILFIADEVQTGIARTGKMLACDHLGIKPDILILGKALSGGTLPVSAVLTSDDIMLCIKPGEHGSTFGGNPLACSVAIAALEVIKDEHLIENAEIRGQQLRGQLRLIQKKHPIIETIRGKGLLNAIVIKSPEESDLAWNICLQMAKNGLLAKPTHGNIIRFAPPLCITSEQIDECCYIIEKSLVDLGI; encoded by the coding sequence ATGGTTTCCCCAGAGAAATTTATAGCACTTGAAGATCAATACGGTGCTCATAACTATCATCCATTGCCCGTTGTACTTGATCGTGGAGAAGGTGTCTATGTATGGGATGTTGACGGGAAGCAGTATTTTGATTTCTTATCTGCCTATTCTGCCGTAAACCAAGGGCATTGTCATCCTGCAATTATAAATGCACTCATCATTCAAGCACAAAAACTTACACTCACATCAAGAGCTTTTTACAATGATCGTTTGGGGCTATATGAAAAATATATGTGTAAACTTTTTGGATACGACAAAGTACTGCCAATGAACACTGGGGTAGAAGCTGTTGAGACCGCAGTGAAACTTTGCAGAAAATGGGCCTATTCAAAGAAAGGCATCCCTGAAAATATGGCAACCATCCTTGTTTTTGAAGGCAATTTTCATGGCCGTACCATGACAGCCGTTTCTGCCTCTACTGACCCATCAAGTTATACCAATTTTGGTCCTTTTTTGCCTGGCATTATTAAGTTACCTTATAATGATATTGATGCTTTAAAAAATTGTATTTCCACAATACCGAATATCGCGGGCTTGTTAATCGAACCGATTCAAGGGGAAGCGGGAGTCATTGTACCGGATGACAGCTACTTACAGCAGGTATTTGAACTGTGCCGGGCGCATTCTATTTTATTTATTGCTGATGAGGTCCAGACTGGCATTGCACGTACCGGAAAAATGTTGGCATGTGACCATCTGGGTATAAAACCCGATATCTTAATTTTAGGGAAAGCCTTATCTGGCGGCACACTGCCTGTTTCTGCTGTTTTAACATCCGATGACATCATGTTGTGTATAAAACCAGGAGAGCATGGGTCAACATTTGGCGGAAATCCATTAGCCTGCTCAGTTGCCATAGCCGCTTTGGAAGTTATTAAGGATGAACATTTGATTGAAAATGCTGAAATCAGAGGTCAGCAATTACGTGGACAACTCAGACTTATTCAAAAGAAACATCCCATCATTGAAACAATTCGAGGAAAGGGATTATTGAATGCAATCGTAATTAAAAGTCCGGAGGAATCCGATTTAGCTTGGAACATCTGCTTGCAAATGGCTAAAAATGGATTATTGGCAAAACCAACCCATGGTAATATTATTCGATTTGCTCCCCCACTCTGCATCACCTCAGAACAAATTGACGAATGTTGTTATATCATAGAAAAATCATTAGTTGATTTGGGAATTTGA
- a CDS encoding T9SS type A sorting domain-containing protein: MVENVRLRTSNNDLYIESTGSQNVVCFVTDPIDLSSVAGKKIEVNVGYEGTAKDGFTTVNVNFNYRYNNEAWANLLNQNSNFLRVIDTAILVNINVPTAVLTLDETVDFKISPNPVNNKLFIELNSLKSFDSELSIRDIQGKIVLQQNYAVSEGTNRIDWNIEQINPAIYLFQIADKEGRISTSKFIKE, encoded by the coding sequence ATGGTAGAAAATGTTAGACTTCGAACTTCTAATAATGATCTATATATTGAAAGTACCGGTAGCCAAAATGTGGTGTGTTTTGTAACTGATCCTATTGATCTATCCAGTGTAGCTGGAAAGAAAATAGAAGTTAATGTGGGTTATGAGGGTACAGCTAAAGACGGATTTACCACCGTAAATGTCAATTTTAATTATCGATACAATAACGAAGCCTGGGCTAATTTACTAAACCAAAATAGTAATTTTCTCAGGGTAATCGATACCGCTATCTTGGTAAATATTAATGTACCCACAGCTGTTCTTACTTTAGACGAAACGGTTGATTTTAAAATTTCTCCAAATCCGGTTAATAATAAGCTCTTTATTGAATTAAATAGCCTCAAATCATTTGATTCAGAATTATCAATTCGCGATATCCAGGGAAAAATAGTTTTGCAACAGAACTATGCTGTTTCCGAAGGAACCAATCGTATAGATTGGAATATTGAGCAAATAAATCCTGCAATTTATTTATTTCAAATTGCTGACAAAGAAGGCCGAATAAGTACTTCTAAATTTATCAAAGAATAG
- a CDS encoding dihydrofolate reductase: MKHIHLILLVAILSLVACKNATEKKQMEAVSQTADSTATKMDTFEVSAESFADIQVLRYQIPGWSSLSLKEKELCYYLYEAALSGRDIIYDQKDKNGILLRKTLENIYDSYPDDKTNSDWLKFEEYCGRFWFSNGNHHHYGNEKFIPECGWDYFSKLMDKSNQSGFPFEPNESLEKFKNRVKPLFYDLNLNPKCVDLTSGIDNIKTSSNNFYENVTQKEVEAFYAKMPSSGKAPSWGLNSKLIKENGKLVEKTWKASGMYGASISKIIHWLEKASLVAENEQQKKILELLITYYKSGDLKDFDLYCIEWVRDTVSKIDAVNGFIEVYLDAIGKKASFESIVSIRDEEATKRIKAIANQAQWFEDHSPIDPKHKKQEVIGITAKAINVVVQAGDAAPASSIGINLPNSDWIRKDYGSKSVSLSNIIYSYNVMNARKGTLDEFAANDEIKMRIKKYGALASDLHTDMHECIGHASGQINPGVQTTDKTLKNYASCLEEARADLVALYFIMSNKLIDIGVMPNLDVAKAEYDNYILNGLMTQLTRIKEGDNIEEAHMRNRQLISMWAYKMGMKDSVIVFDKYKGKTFVRIRDYNQLRLLFGRLLVEIQRIKSEGDYNAAKDLVETYGVQVDKQLHKEILLRFKTLQLKPYRGFIQPKLVPVFEADKLIDVKLEYPTSFYKQMMEYAKNYSFLGVKN, translated from the coding sequence ATGAAACATATACATTTAATCCTTTTGGTTGCAATCTTATCGCTTGTTGCTTGTAAAAATGCAACTGAGAAAAAACAGATGGAAGCGGTCAGCCAAACTGCAGACTCAACAGCAACTAAAATGGATACGTTTGAGGTATCCGCCGAATCCTTTGCAGACATCCAGGTGCTTCGCTATCAGATTCCAGGTTGGTCAAGTTTAAGTCTTAAAGAAAAAGAACTTTGTTATTATCTCTATGAAGCTGCTTTATCTGGACGCGATATTATTTATGATCAAAAAGATAAAAATGGAATCCTCCTTCGCAAAACGCTCGAAAATATTTACGACAGTTATCCAGATGACAAAACCAATTCAGATTGGTTAAAATTTGAAGAATACTGTGGTCGCTTTTGGTTTAGCAATGGCAACCACCATCATTACGGCAACGAAAAATTTATTCCTGAGTGCGGTTGGGACTATTTTTCAAAACTTATGGATAAATCGAATCAAAGTGGATTCCCATTCGAACCCAACGAGTCCTTGGAAAAATTTAAAAATAGAGTTAAACCATTATTTTATGATTTAAATTTAAATCCAAAATGTGTGGATTTAACCAGTGGCATTGACAACATCAAAACCTCTTCAAATAATTTTTATGAAAATGTGACTCAAAAAGAAGTCGAGGCATTTTATGCAAAGATGCCTTCTTCTGGTAAAGCACCAAGTTGGGGATTAAATAGCAAATTAATTAAAGAAAATGGAAAACTCGTTGAAAAAACCTGGAAAGCAAGTGGCATGTATGGAGCATCCATTTCTAAAATCATCCATTGGCTTGAAAAAGCGAGCCTTGTGGCTGAAAATGAACAACAGAAAAAGATATTAGAATTACTAATAACGTATTATAAATCTGGTGATTTAAAAGACTTTGATTTGTATTGCATTGAATGGGTTCGTGACACAGTAAGTAAGATCGATGCCGTAAACGGATTTATAGAAGTTTATCTGGATGCGATTGGTAAAAAAGCCTCGTTTGAGAGTATTGTCAGCATTCGGGATGAAGAAGCTACAAAACGAATTAAAGCCATTGCCAATCAGGCACAATGGTTTGAAGATCACAGCCCGATTGATCCTAAACATAAAAAACAAGAAGTAATTGGTATCACTGCTAAAGCAATAAACGTGGTTGTGCAAGCTGGTGATGCTGCCCCTGCAAGTTCTATTGGAATTAATTTGCCAAATTCAGATTGGATTCGTAAAGATTATGGGAGTAAATCTGTTTCATTGAGCAACATCATTTACAGTTACAATGTGATGAATGCAAGAAAAGGAACCCTGGATGAATTTGCAGCTAATGATGAGATAAAAATGAGGATTAAAAAATACGGTGCACTTGCCAGCGACTTACATACAGATATGCATGAATGTATTGGACATGCCAGTGGACAAATCAATCCTGGAGTTCAGACAACAGATAAAACTTTAAAAAATTATGCCAGTTGCTTAGAAGAGGCCCGTGCAGACCTGGTAGCACTGTATTTTATCATGTCAAATAAATTGATTGACATTGGCGTTATGCCCAACCTGGATGTAGCGAAGGCCGAATACGACAATTACATTTTAAACGGTTTGATGACCCAATTAACCAGAATCAAAGAAGGAGACAATATAGAAGAAGCGCACATGCGCAACCGACAATTAATTTCCATGTGGGCTTACAAAATGGGTATGAAGGATTCAGTAATTGTTTTTGATAAATACAAAGGAAAAACCTTCGTAAGAATACGGGATTACAATCAATTGAGACTTTTATTTGGCCGACTTCTGGTTGAAATACAGCGGATAAAAAGCGAAGGCGATTACAATGCTGCAAAGGATTTAGTTGAAACCTATGGCGTTCAGGTTGACAAACAACTGCACAAAGAAATATTGCTTCGATTCAAAACCTTACAATTAAAACCATACCGAGGATTTATACAACCTAAGTTAGTTCCAGTGTTTGAAGCCGACAAACTAATTGATGTAAAGCTGGAATATCCTACATCATTTTATAAACAAATGATGGAGTATGCTAAAAATTATAGTTTTCTTGGAGTAAAAAATTAG
- a CDS encoding T9SS type A sorting domain-containing protein, translating to MIVTRINPNTIDTCKYEYCRKVTVNCFSNPSLSICDFNAVKNGDFSEGLVKGLLSKSKLGKSQGKIANWQLYLNDGDGLVFASDSTGASDDGSVILIGNKNNFAGIWQQVDLGIDSFINIGFDYRKSSILNHLLAIDIVMRLQNDSTLNSSKSGEILKKGMKEKPKEKERSYNRFDTSINFQFDPELKYLVICLQNESDTEMSVVSIDNLEICTSKIPLSTYSEQFGKLRIYPNPSTGHFIIDLQKPATFGMKFRIMDLNGKMVLERQIFIGNQIQNIDASSLTSGFYFLQVVSEGKVLAVEKLMKQ from the coding sequence ATGATTGTCACCCGAATAAATCCAAATACTATTGATACGTGCAAGTATGAGTATTGCAGAAAAGTAACAGTCAATTGTTTTTCCAACCCATCATTGAGTATTTGTGATTTCAATGCGGTTAAAAATGGTGATTTTAGTGAGGGGCTTGTCAAAGGACTGTTGAGCAAAAGTAAATTAGGAAAAAGCCAGGGTAAAATTGCTAATTGGCAATTATATCTAAATGATGGAGACGGATTGGTTTTTGCATCTGATAGTACAGGTGCTTCCGATGATGGGAGTGTAATTCTTATAGGCAATAAAAACAATTTCGCTGGAATCTGGCAACAAGTTGATTTAGGAATTGATAGCTTTATTAACATTGGGTTTGATTATCGTAAAAGCAGTATACTTAATCACCTTTTAGCCATCGATATTGTAATGCGATTGCAAAATGATTCTACTTTAAATTCAAGTAAATCTGGAGAAATATTGAAAAAAGGAATGAAAGAAAAACCAAAGGAAAAAGAAAGAAGTTATAACCGGTTTGATACCTCTATAAATTTTCAATTTGATCCTGAATTAAAGTACCTCGTAATTTGTCTTCAAAATGAAAGTGATACGGAGATGTCTGTGGTTAGTATTGATAATTTAGAAATATGCACTTCGAAAATACCGCTTTCAACATATTCAGAACAATTCGGAAAATTGCGAATTTACCCAAACCCAAGCACGGGACATTTTATTATTGATTTGCAAAAGCCTGCTACTTTCGGAATGAAATTCCGAATCATGGATTTAAATGGAAAAATGGTGCTTGAAAGACAAATTTTCATTGGCAATCAAATTCAGAATATCGATGCAAGCAGTTTGACTTCTGGATTTTATTTCTTGCAAGTTGTTTCTGAAGGAAAAGTATTGGCTGTAGAAAAATTGATGAAGCAGTAA
- a CDS encoding mobile mystery protein A: protein MRKKSLQIQQLNSKMQAFSALKKVVPPPTGWIKAVRSALSMSLHQLGNKLSITKQSVQDIERREKDGSITIRALRDTANALDMQLVYGFVPKDGSLELLIYRKAKELATQIVLRTSNSMKLEDQENSKKRIQKAIKERTTAIKNEMPKILWD from the coding sequence ATGAGAAAGAAATCATTACAAATTCAGCAACTCAACAGTAAAATGCAAGCTTTTTCAGCCTTAAAAAAGGTAGTACCACCTCCAACCGGTTGGATTAAAGCGGTACGCTCTGCTTTAAGCATGTCATTGCATCAATTGGGCAATAAACTGTCGATTACCAAGCAAAGTGTACAAGACATAGAAAGAAGGGAAAAAGATGGTTCTATAACAATCAGGGCTCTAAGAGATACCGCCAATGCATTGGATATGCAATTAGTTTATGGCTTCGTGCCCAAAGATGGTTCATTAGAGTTATTAATTTACCGCAAGGCAAAGGAACTGGCCACCCAAATTGTACTACGAACATCCAACTCTATGAAACTAGAGGATCAGGAAAACTCAAAGAAACGAATACAAAAAGCAATTAAAGAAAGGACAACTGCTATAAAAAATGAAATGCCTAAAATTCTATGGGATTAG